From Oscillospiraceae bacterium CM, a single genomic window includes:
- a CDS encoding TIGR00282 family metallophosphoesterase, which translates to MSVNILAVGDVAGQTGLTILSKKLRSVKQAHNIAFTVVNGENAAVFGLTPQQAESLFEYGADVVTLGNHTWSRREIIHYLDECPYILRPSNFAPQNPGRGWGVFDTSFGDVCVINLIGRCNMPFGTENPFFEADKLLRQNTARITLVDFHAEATSEKLAMAYHLDGRVSALWGTHTHVQTSDARVFPRGTGYITDLGMTGAYDSVLGIKPEQSLSMFLGNPPVRYETQSGPAKIEAAVFEIDTETGRCLNATAIRMTE; encoded by the coding sequence ATGTCTGTCAATATTCTGGCAGTCGGCGACGTCGCGGGGCAGACGGGGCTGACAATTCTGTCGAAAAAGCTCCGGTCGGTCAAACAGGCACACAATATCGCCTTCACCGTCGTCAACGGTGAAAACGCGGCTGTCTTCGGACTGACGCCGCAGCAGGCGGAGAGCCTGTTTGAATACGGGGCCGACGTTGTGACGCTCGGCAACCACACATGGTCGCGCCGCGAAATTATCCATTATCTCGACGAGTGCCCGTATATCCTGCGGCCATCCAATTTTGCCCCGCAAAATCCAGGGCGTGGCTGGGGTGTTTTCGATACGTCATTCGGCGATGTGTGCGTGATCAACCTCATCGGGCGCTGCAACATGCCCTTCGGAACGGAAAACCCGTTTTTTGAAGCGGACAAGCTGCTTCGGCAGAATACGGCGCGTATCACACTCGTCGACTTTCACGCGGAGGCAACGAGCGAAAAGCTGGCCATGGCTTACCATCTTGACGGCCGCGTGTCCGCGCTGTGGGGGACGCACACGCATGTCCAGACGTCGGACGCGCGCGTCTTTCCGCGGGGGACAGGATATATCACAGACCTTGGCATGACGGGCGCTTACGACTCTGTACTCGGCATCAAGCCGGAGCAATCCCTGTCCATGTTTCTCGGGAACCCCCCGGTGCGGTACGAGACACAGTCGGGGCCGGCCAAAATTGAAGCAGCCGTTTTTGAAATTGATACGGAAACCGGCCGGTGCCTGAATGCAACGGCTATTCGGATGACGGAATAA
- the fabG gene encoding 3-oxoacyl-ACP reductase FabG — MKTALVTGASRGIGAACARGLAEAGCRVFINYQSDADAAGALAGALGGIAVQADVADSAQVKQLFEKVGTADILVCNAGKALCGLLSETPEDAWQRVVDVNLGGVIRCCQAAIPAMVRQKSGRIILISSIWGTVGASCEAVYSATKAGLFGLTKSLAKELGPSGITVNCVAPGVIKTDMNNDLTPEVLDELATMTPLGMLGKPEDVAALVRFLASDAAQFITGQIIGVDGGFTG; from the coding sequence ATGAAAACAGCATTGGTGACCGGCGCATCCCGTGGGATAGGCGCGGCCTGCGCGCGGGGGCTGGCTGAAGCCGGATGCCGCGTCTTCATCAATTATCAAAGCGATGCCGATGCCGCCGGGGCCTTGGCTGGTGCGCTGGGCGGTATTGCCGTGCAGGCGGATGTGGCTGACAGCGCGCAAGTCAAGCAGCTGTTTGAAAAGGTCGGCACGGCGGATATCCTTGTCTGCAATGCGGGTAAGGCGCTCTGCGGGCTGCTCTCAGAGACGCCGGAGGACGCTTGGCAGCGGGTTGTTGACGTCAACCTCGGCGGCGTTATCCGCTGCTGCCAGGCCGCCATTCCGGCGATGGTGCGCCAAAAAAGTGGGCGGATCATTCTGATATCTTCCATTTGGGGAACGGTTGGCGCGTCCTGCGAGGCCGTCTATTCAGCGACGAAAGCGGGGCTTTTTGGTTTGACGAAGTCGCTGGCGAAAGAGCTTGGCCCATCGGGCATCACCGTCAACTGCGTGGCACCGGGCGTCATCAAAACGGACATGAACAATGACCTGACGCCGGAAGTTCTTGACGAGCTTGCCACAATGACGCCGCTCGGCATGCTGGGAAAACCAGAGGATGTTGCCGCGCTTGTCCGCTTTCTCGCTTCCGATGCGGCGCAGTTTATCACCGGGCAGATCATCGGGGTTGACGGCGGTTTTACCGGTTAA
- a CDS encoding glycosyltransferase — MDKPINVCLLNDSFPPVIDGVANAVMNYADIITRKYGRAVVATPSYPGVTDNYPFPVVRYPSIDTIKSLGYRTGFPFSPHTIRKLARYHPAIIHAHCPFASAILARTLRACTGAPLIFTYHTKFDIEIKNALSLGLNQAAAIKLIVNNIDACDDVWVVSRGAGENLRGLGYQGDYIVMGNGVDFPRARATAAAIAALRRKHSIGEDEPVFLFVGRTQWYKGIRIILDGLRRVRAKGLGFKMIFVGDGTDLAEIKSYARALGLAESCVFTGAIRDRQLLRVYYSMADMFLLPSTFDNRPIVVLEAAACGLASILIRGSSAAEGVTDGQDGLLIEENAASLARAVLAVIRDTSLAARLGRCAMADLYISWEDAVAAATARYKTLIESVNRKKPDKIRAAFAFNVTGQR; from the coding sequence ATGGACAAGCCCATAAACGTCTGCCTGTTGAATGATTCTTTCCCGCCCGTCATTGACGGTGTGGCCAACGCGGTCATGAACTATGCGGATATTATAACGCGCAAATACGGCAGGGCCGTCGTAGCAACACCAAGCTATCCCGGCGTGACAGACAATTATCCCTTCCCCGTTGTCCGTTATCCAAGCATTGATACGATAAAATCACTCGGGTACAGAACCGGTTTCCCCTTTAGTCCGCACACCATCCGTAAGCTTGCCAGATACCATCCTGCTATTATCCATGCGCACTGTCCGTTTGCGTCGGCAATCCTCGCCCGCACGCTGCGCGCTTGTACCGGTGCACCCCTCATTTTTACGTATCACACAAAATTTGATATTGAAATAAAAAATGCCCTGTCGCTCGGTCTGAATCAGGCAGCAGCCATTAAATTAATTGTCAACAATATCGATGCGTGCGACGACGTCTGGGTTGTCAGCCGCGGTGCTGGTGAAAACTTGCGCGGTCTTGGCTATCAGGGTGATTATATTGTTATGGGAAATGGTGTTGATTTCCCGCGCGCGCGGGCAACGGCTGCGGCTATTGCTGCCCTGCGGCGAAAACACAGCATTGGGGAGGACGAGCCAGTCTTTCTTTTCGTCGGCAGAACGCAGTGGTACAAAGGCATCAGGATCATTCTTGACGGCTTACGCCGCGTTCGTGCCAAAGGGCTCGGCTTTAAGATGATCTTTGTAGGCGACGGTACCGACCTTGCCGAAATTAAATCTTATGCCCGGGCGCTCGGCCTTGCTGAGTCGTGCGTCTTCACGGGCGCCATCCGTGATCGCCAACTGCTGCGTGTGTATTACAGCATGGCGGATATGTTTTTACTCCCCTCGACGTTTGACAACAGGCCAATTGTCGTCTTAGAGGCGGCCGCCTGCGGGCTCGCCAGCATCCTTATCCGCGGCAGCTCTGCCGCCGAGGGCGTGACGGACGGGCAGGACGGGCTGCTCATTGAGGAAAACGCCGCATCGCTCGCGCGGGCTGTCCTAGCGGTCATTCGTGACACGAGCCTTGCTGCGCGTCTTGGCCGGTGTGCAATGGCAGACCTTTATATCTCCTGGGAAGACGCCGTCGCCGCGGCAACGGCACGATACAAAACTCTGATTGAATCTGTTAACCGAAAAAAGCCTGACAAAATAAGGGCTGCCTTCGCTTTTAACGTCACCGGGCAGCGCTGA
- a CDS encoding D-alanyl-D-alanine carboxypeptidase, protein MKKLLSFLLAAVLFVVLTVPTAAENTAPGFLEENDNEAIDASVFNDDIPVSNAADLAITAPSAILMEKETGKVIYEKNADEQLEPASVTKVMTILLIVEAIKAGKITLDDMVTASAHAASMGGSQIFMEEGEQLSVREMLKSIVVASANDCAVAMAEYLAGSESVFVARMNARAKELGMTQTHFTNCTGLLDDQTHVTTARDIAIMSRELIMHDMIKEYTKIWMDTVRGGKFGLSNTNKLIYYYKGATGLKTGFTSRSMHCLAATAERDGVEYIAVVLHAATSADRFESAKTLLNYAFANYALISAFPDKALLPVRVALGKVSYVQPVVQGSDKILLEKDLASNVTKEVQVVDKAEAPIQAGEQMGTLIVKSGKTILGEFPIVAGDSVARLGWGDVFAKFVAMLFGGTE, encoded by the coding sequence ATGAAAAAACTTTTGTCCTTTTTACTCGCAGCCGTGCTGTTTGTGGTGCTGACAGTCCCGACAGCCGCCGAAAATACAGCACCGGGATTTTTGGAGGAAAACGATAACGAGGCTATAGATGCCTCCGTCTTTAATGACGACATACCCGTTTCGAATGCCGCGGATTTAGCCATCACGGCACCGTCCGCTATTTTGATGGAAAAGGAGACGGGGAAGGTCATCTATGAGAAAAACGCTGACGAGCAGCTAGAACCGGCCAGCGTGACGAAGGTGATGACAATCCTGCTTATTGTTGAGGCCATTAAGGCCGGAAAAATCACGCTTGACGATATGGTGACGGCGAGCGCACACGCAGCCTCCATGGGTGGTTCACAGATTTTTATGGAGGAGGGCGAACAGCTGAGCGTCCGGGAGATGCTTAAATCGATTGTCGTCGCCTCTGCCAACGACTGTGCCGTTGCCATGGCTGAATATCTCGCAGGGTCGGAATCGGTTTTTGTGGCACGAATGAATGCGCGCGCCAAAGAACTCGGTATGACGCAGACGCATTTTACGAACTGCACAGGACTGCTGGACGATCAAACCCACGTCACGACGGCGCGTGATATCGCTATCATGTCGCGGGAACTGATTATGCATGACATGATTAAGGAATACACGAAAATCTGGATGGATACCGTCCGCGGCGGTAAATTCGGCTTGAGCAATACCAACAAGCTCATTTACTATTATAAGGGTGCGACCGGCCTGAAAACCGGCTTTACAAGCCGCTCGATGCACTGCCTAGCTGCGACCGCTGAGCGGGACGGGGTGGAATACATTGCCGTTGTGCTGCACGCAGCCACATCGGCCGACCGGTTTGAAAGCGCGAAAACACTTTTGAACTATGCCTTTGCTAACTACGCGCTCATTTCAGCCTTCCCGGACAAAGCTCTTCTGCCCGTTCGCGTTGCGCTTGGCAAAGTATCCTATGTGCAGCCGGTTGTTCAAGGCAGCGATAAAATCCTCTTAGAAAAGGATTTGGCATCGAATGTGACAAAAGAGGTTCAGGTGGTCGACAAAGCCGAAGCGCCCATTCAAGCCGGAGAGCAGATGGGGACGCTGATCGTTAAAAGTGGCAAAACCATTCTTGGTGAATTCCCGATTGTCGCCGGTGATAGCGTTGCACGACTTGGCTGGGGGGACGTCTTCGCAAAATTTGTTGCTATGCTTTTTGGTGGGACGGAGTAG
- a CDS encoding lysophospholipase, giving the protein MSCLSEFNLSSSDGKSRLHIMQWLPDDRNVKAVLQLAHGVTEHIGRYDTFARFMANNGFAVIGNSHLGHGRSAATEEDLGFFTEKGGWDFAVRDLHLVFESARAKFPGLPYFLLGHSMGSFLTRTFLTRYQNILSGCIISGTGQPAAALIHVGLLLSSVQKLLYGARKQSAALNLLCFGAYNRRVNPLRTPCDWLTRDVDLVDRFIADNTCGFVPTVGLFSDLLGGIQFVGRKKNIAHMQKDLPILFVSGDQDPVGDFGFGVRKVQRLFTAAGLDDVTVKMYQGARHEVLNETIRQDVFNDILDWLLAKLSKDKKKAAP; this is encoded by the coding sequence ATGTCATGCCTGTCTGAATTTAATCTATCCTCTTCTGACGGCAAAAGCCGCCTTCACATCATGCAGTGGCTCCCGGACGACAGAAATGTTAAGGCCGTTTTACAGTTGGCACATGGTGTTACAGAGCATATCGGCCGGTATGACACGTTTGCCCGTTTTATGGCCAACAACGGCTTTGCCGTCATTGGCAACAGCCATCTCGGTCACGGGCGCTCAGCCGCCACAGAAGAAGATCTCGGCTTTTTCACGGAAAAAGGCGGCTGGGATTTCGCCGTGCGCGATTTGCACCTCGTTTTTGAGTCGGCGCGCGCTAAGTTTCCGGGGCTGCCCTACTTCCTGCTCGGCCATTCCATGGGCAGCTTTCTGACCCGCACGTTTTTAACCCGGTATCAAAACATACTGTCGGGCTGTATCATCAGCGGCACGGGGCAACCGGCGGCCGCCCTGATCCATGTCGGTCTTCTGCTGTCATCTGTTCAGAAGCTGCTGTACGGCGCGAGAAAACAGAGCGCCGCGCTCAATCTTCTCTGCTTTGGCGCCTATAACCGCCGCGTCAACCCGCTGCGGACGCCGTGCGACTGGCTCACACGCGACGTTGATCTTGTCGACCGATTTATTGCCGACAATACGTGCGGTTTCGTGCCAACGGTGGGGCTCTTTTCCGACCTGCTCGGCGGGATTCAATTTGTCGGGCGAAAAAAAAATATCGCACATATGCAGAAGGACCTGCCGATCCTATTCGTCTCCGGCGATCAGGATCCTGTCGGTGACTTTGGATTCGGTGTTCGAAAGGTTCAGCGCCTTTTTACGGCCGCCGGCCTAGATGATGTGACGGTTAAAATGTATCAGGGCGCGCGGCACGAGGTGCTCAACGAGACGATCCGGCAGGATGTTTTCAACGACATTCTTGATTGGCTTTTAGCGAAGCTCTCAAAAGACAAAAAAAAAGCGGCACCATGA
- a CDS encoding epoxyqueuosine reductase QueH gives MAAINAHLALEKTLRDIADSGKMKRLLLHSCCGPCSSAVLERLAAVFDVTILYYNPNIYPRGEFEKRAAAQAELLARMNFVRPIRLVTPAYTPEVFDAATCGLEDEPEGGARCRRCFELRLSETARYAKEHGFDYFTTTLSVSPHKNAALLNQIGEALAEKEGAMYLAADFKKRNGYQRSVELSKQYAIYRQDYCGCRYSFAEKEKRT, from the coding sequence ATGGCTGCAATCAACGCACACCTTGCGCTGGAAAAAACACTTCGGGATATTGCAGATTCGGGCAAAATGAAGCGTCTGTTGCTGCATAGCTGCTGCGGGCCCTGCAGCAGCGCCGTTCTGGAACGTCTTGCCGCCGTTTTCGACGTGACGATATTGTACTATAACCCCAATATCTACCCGCGCGGCGAATTTGAAAAACGCGCCGCCGCACAGGCTGAGCTGCTGGCCCGGATGAATTTCGTCCGTCCCATCCGGCTCGTGACGCCCGCGTATACGCCGGAGGTCTTCGACGCGGCGACTTGCGGGCTGGAAGACGAGCCGGAGGGCGGGGCGCGCTGCCGACGCTGTTTTGAACTTCGGCTTTCTGAGACGGCGCGATATGCCAAAGAGCATGGCTTTGACTATTTTACAACAACGCTATCGGTCAGCCCGCACAAAAATGCCGCGCTTCTCAATCAAATTGGCGAAGCGCTGGCCGAAAAAGAAGGCGCTATGTATCTGGCCGCCGATTTCAAGAAGAGAAACGGCTATCAGCGCTCTGTCGAGCTGTCAAAGCAATATGCTATTTATCGTCAGGACTATTGCGGCTGCCGGTATTCATTTGCCGAGAAGGAAAAAAGAACTTAA
- a CDS encoding QueT transporter family protein translates to MSTRKIAFAAVIAAVYAALTILLMPISYGPVQFRISEVLCILPFFFPFSVWGLFVGCILANLLSAYGALDIVFGSLATLTAAYLTMRLGREDKGSLKTKIFACLPPVFINGIVVGALIAYETTTSLDAFWPAFMVNGLQVGFGELVVLFALGLPALIFLPRTNIFKTLIALYRGNAPQ, encoded by the coding sequence ATGTCTACCAGAAAGATCGCCTTTGCCGCCGTCATCGCCGCCGTCTATGCCGCGCTGACGATATTGCTTATGCCCATCAGTTATGGGCCGGTGCAATTTAGAATTTCGGAGGTTCTTTGTATTCTCCCGTTTTTCTTTCCATTTTCCGTTTGGGGATTGTTTGTGGGCTGTATACTGGCAAATCTTTTAAGTGCCTACGGTGCGCTGGATATTGTGTTTGGGTCCCTCGCGACACTGACAGCAGCCTATTTAACGATGCGACTTGGTAGAGAGGATAAAGGGAGCTTGAAGACCAAGATTTTTGCCTGTTTGCCGCCTGTTTTTATTAACGGAATTGTTGTCGGCGCGTTGATTGCGTATGAGACCACGACGTCGCTGGATGCTTTTTGGCCTGCATTTATGGTGAACGGTCTGCAGGTTGGGTTCGGTGAGCTTGTCGTGCTGTTTGCACTTGGCTTGCCCGCACTGATATTTCTTCCTAGAACGAATATTTTTAAAACGCTTATAGCGCTTTATAGGGGCAACGCCCCACAGTAA
- the galU gene encoding UTP--glucose-1-phosphate uridylyltransferase GalU, translated as MKVKKAVIPAAGLGTRMLPATKTVPKEMLPMVDKPVIQYIIEEAVASGIEDILIVTNRAKSAMDDYFDYHPELEERLLKNNKTKEAESVRFAADLANIFYVRQKETKGLGHAIWRAKRFVGNEPFAVLLGDDIMMAKTPVTKQLIDAAEKYGASAVGTQAVADEAISKYSSLKISPLEERIFRVSDMNEKPTLAEKFSNYAILGRYVLTPDIFDILENTPPGYGGEIQLTDGLKLLCKQSPMVAVDFEGRRYDTGNLKGFLEATIDYALESEEIGPWLKSFIREKAKSL; from the coding sequence ATGAAAGTTAAAAAAGCTGTCATCCCGGCCGCCGGACTCGGCACGCGCATGCTGCCCGCGACGAAAACTGTGCCGAAAGAAATGCTGCCGATGGTCGACAAGCCCGTTATCCAGTACATCATTGAAGAGGCCGTGGCCTCCGGTATTGAGGATATCCTCATTGTGACAAACCGCGCGAAATCCGCGATGGATGACTATTTCGACTATCATCCAGAGCTTGAAGAGCGGCTTTTGAAAAACAATAAAACGAAAGAGGCTGAATCCGTCCGCTTTGCGGCCGACTTGGCAAATATCTTTTACGTCCGGCAAAAGGAGACAAAAGGGCTTGGACACGCCATCTGGCGCGCCAAGCGCTTTGTCGGCAACGAGCCGTTTGCCGTCCTCCTGGGTGACGATATCATGATGGCGAAAACACCGGTGACAAAGCAGCTGATTGATGCGGCGGAAAAATACGGCGCCAGCGCCGTTGGCACGCAGGCTGTGGCCGACGAGGCGATTTCCAAGTATTCGTCATTAAAAATTTCACCGTTGGAGGAGCGGATATTCCGCGTTTCCGACATGAATGAAAAACCAACGCTTGCAGAGAAATTCTCTAACTACGCGATCTTAGGCCGTTACGTCCTGACGCCTGACATCTTTGATATTCTGGAGAATACACCGCCCGGCTACGGTGGTGAGATTCAACTGACCGACGGGCTGAAGCTGCTCTGCAAGCAGTCACCCATGGTGGCTGTTGACTTTGAAGGCCGGCGCTATGACACCGGCAATCTCAAGGGCTTTTTAGAAGCAACGATTGATTACGCGCTGGAGAGCGA